The following is a genomic window from Roseitalea porphyridii.
CGTCGCCGGCCCGGGACTGCCCGCCGCGACCGCAAACACGGCGAAGACCGCGACCATGGCGGGCCAGTGGGTCTGAAGCAGGGCGATGAGATCGGTCATGGCAGATATCCGTGGACGATGTCAGGAAAGCACACTCAGCGATCGAGGACCAGAAGCGGAAGCAGTCGACCGGTCGCGGACGACGAACGTTTCTCGCCGATCCGGACCGCGCCCATGCGCGTGTAGAAGGCTTCGGCGTTCGGGTCCGACAGGATCGTCAGCCGCCTCGCGCCCCTGTCGCGCGCAAGCGTCATGAGTGCGGCGAACAGCGCCGCGCCGATGCCTTTGCCCATGTGACCGGGGTCGACGAAGAAGACGCCGATCTCCCAGACTTCGTCACCCTCGTCGACGATCGCGGCAACGCCGGCCGGCAGAGCCCCATGTTCGGCAACCAGCACGAGACCATCGGCGATCCAGTCGGGATCGACGGTGAGTTCGCTCATCGCCCTGGCCATGAACGCGTCGTCATAGCCCCAGTGCGCCTTCGAGCGCACGCAGAGATCGGTCAGCACGCCGGCTTCGCCCAGCCGTGCCGGCCGGATCGTGAAGGGCGGCGTCAATGTGCCCCGGACATGTCGCCAAGGATCTCCTTGGCGGCGACCGTCGAATCGGCGTGCAGCCGGTAGACCATCGGCACGCCTGTGCCCAGGTTGAGCTTGGTGATCGTCTCGGTCGTGTGCCCGTCGAGCACCATGACGAGGGCGCGCAGCGAGTTGCCGTGCGCGGCGACCAGAACCGTCTGTCCGCGCAGCACGCGCGGCAGGATCTCGGTCATGTAGTAGGGCCAGACGCGCGCGCCGGTGTCGCGCAGGCTCTCGCCCTCGTCGCCCGGCGGCGGCACGTCGTAGGAGCGCCGCCAGATGTGCACCTGCTCCTCGCCCCACTTGGCGCGGGCATCGTCCTTGTTCAGGCCGGCCAGATCGCCATAGTTGCGTTCGTTGAGCGCCTGATCGTGGATCGTCTCGAGGTCGGACTGGCCGACCCCGTCGAGGATCATCTGGCAGGTGCGCTCGGCGCGCACCAGCACCGAGGTGAAGGCGATGTCGAACCTCATGCCGCGTTCGGCGAGCACCCGGCCGGCTTCCATGGCTTCCTCGATGCCCTGTTCGGTCAGGTCCGGATCGCGCCAGCCGGTGAACAGGTTCTTCTTGTTCCATTCGCTCTGTCCGTGGCGGACCAGGACCATCGTGCCGGACATGTCGGTTTCCTTTGTAAGTCGGTTGACTGAATCGTGTCTCGTCGGCGTCAGGTGAGCCCCAGGACGTCGCGCATCGAATAAAGGCCCGGCGCCTTGCCGCGCGTCCACAGAGCCGCCTTGACGGCGCCGCGCGCGAAGATCGCGCGGTCCTCGGCATAGTGGGTCAGTTCGACCCGTTCCCCGGCCCCGGCCATGATCACCGAGTGTTCGCCGACGACCGAGCCACCGCGCAGCGTCGCGAACCCGATCGCGCCGGCCGCGCGCGGTCCGGTGTGGCCGTCGCGCATGCGAACGGCATTGTGTTCGAGATCGATGCCGCGCCCGGTCGCGGCCGCCTGGCCGAGCAGCAGCGCCGTGCCCGACGGCGCGTCGACCTTGTGTCGGTGGTGCATCTCCAGCACCTCGATGTCCCAGTCCGACGCTTCGAGCGCGGCAGCCGCCTTTTCGACCAGCACGGACAGCAGGATCACCCCCATCGACATGTTGCCGGACTTGACGATCGGCGTCTTCTCGGCGGCGACGTGGATGTGGGCTTCATCGTCGGTGCTCATGCCCGTCGTGCCGATGATGTGGGCGATGCCGCGTTCGGCGGCCAAGTCGGCGAAGCTGCGCGTCGCCTCGGGCGCGGTGAAGTCGAGGATCGCCTCGGCGTCCTTGAACGCCACGTCCGGATCGGTTGCGACCGCGACATCGAGCGCACCGATGCCGGCCATCGTGCCCGCATCCTCCATGAACTCGTCCGCGCCCTCGCGTTCGAGCGCGCCCACCAGGCGGGCCTTGGGGTCTTCGGCGATGGCGCGGATCAGCGCCCGGCCCATACGCCCGCCCGCGCCGACGACGGCGATCGACAGGGGTTCGCTCATGCGCGTTCCTTCTCCGTTTCCGCAGCGTGCCCGCCAGGCTGGTCGGCCCCGCCGCCCAGCAGGTTGAGCCGCGCATAGAGCCCGCCCTTGCGGCTGGCAAGCTCGGCGTGCGTACCGGTCTCGACGACCTCGCCCTTGTCCATGACGATGATCCGGTCGGCCGAAACGATCGTCGACAGCCGGTGCGCGATCACGATCGTCGTGCGCCCGGCCATCACTTCCTCAAGCGCCTGCTGGACGAGCTTTTCGGATTCGTTGTCGAGCGCCGAGGTCGCCTCGTCGAGCAGCAAAATCGGCGCATTGCGCACGATGGCGCGGGCGATCGAAAGGCGCTGCCTCTGGCCGCCCGAAAGCGTGACGCCGTTCTCGCCGACCGGTGTGTCATAGCCCGCCGACTGCTCCATGATGAAGTCATGGGCGTTTGCCTGCCGGGCAGCCTCTTCGATCTCGTCGTCGGTCGCCTCGGGCCGTCCGTAGCGGATGTTCTCGCGGATCGTGCCCTCGAACAGGTAGGGCTGCTGGGAGACGAAGGCCATCTGGCCGCGCAGCGAGGCGAGCGTCACGCCGGCGATGTCCTGGCCGTCGATCGTGATCGTGCCGGCCTCGATGTCGTAGAAGCGCTGCAGTAGCGAGATGATCGTCGTCTTGCCCGCGCCCGACGGACCGACGATCGCGGTGGTCCGGTGCGCCGGCGCCTCGAAGCTCAGGCCGTGCAGCACCTTCGTGCCATCGGCATAGGAGAAGTCGACATCCTCGAACCGGACGGCGCCGCCGCTGACCTCCAGCGGCACCGCGTCGTGGCGGTCGCGCTGGCGCTCGGGCATGTCGAGGATCTCGTAGATCATCCGCGCATTGACCATGGCCTTTTCGAGATTGACCTTGAGCTGGCCGAGCCGCCGGGCCGGGTCGGCGGCCAGCAGCAGCGCGGTGATGAAGGCGAAGGTGGAGCCCGGCG
Proteins encoded in this region:
- a CDS encoding GNAT family N-acetyltransferase; this encodes MTPPFTIRPARLGEAGVLTDLCVRSKAHWGYDDAFMARAMSELTVDPDWIADGLVLVAEHGALPAGVAAIVDEGDEVWEIGVFFVDPGHMGKGIGAALFAALMTLARDRGARRLTILSDPNAEAFYTRMGAVRIGEKRSSSATGRLLPLLVLDR
- a CDS encoding 2,3-bisphosphoglycerate-dependent phosphoglycerate mutase, whose translation is MSGTMVLVRHGQSEWNKKNLFTGWRDPDLTEQGIEEAMEAGRVLAERGMRFDIAFTSVLVRAERTCQMILDGVGQSDLETIHDQALNERNYGDLAGLNKDDARAKWGEEQVHIWRRSYDVPPPGDEGESLRDTGARVWPYYMTEILPRVLRGQTVLVAAHGNSLRALVMVLDGHTTETITKLNLGTGVPMVYRLHADSTVAAKEILGDMSGAH
- the dapB gene encoding 4-hydroxy-tetrahydrodipicolinate reductase is translated as MSEPLSIAVVGAGGRMGRALIRAIAEDPKARLVGALEREGADEFMEDAGTMAGIGALDVAVATDPDVAFKDAEAILDFTAPEATRSFADLAAERGIAHIIGTTGMSTDDEAHIHVAAEKTPIVKSGNMSMGVILLSVLVEKAAAALEASDWDIEVLEMHHRHKVDAPSGTALLLGQAAATGRGIDLEHNAVRMRDGHTGPRAAGAIGFATLRGGSVVGEHSVIMAGAGERVELTHYAEDRAIFARGAVKAALWTRGKAPGLYSMRDVLGLT
- a CDS encoding ABC transporter ATP-binding protein, which gives rise to MSDGSQDSAAIRGGLGEGVIAVLRRILEENGREYARHYVLTIVCLVVIGLTTAFVAWITRDVVNEIFVRQRGELIFIISGTVVGVFLVRGLAMYVQAVVLARIGNDLVARYQTRVFDKLMKLGVDYFTEARSGHLAARIAENVNGIRDVLSLTLTALGRDLVSLIGLVFVMVTMDPILSLIVLAVAPILVLAVAWVTARMRSVVRETVELNARVVGTMQESVQGITVVKAFTMEDRLARRIGTIIDDARAKADRLAAITERVNPAAEVFAGLAVAGVIAYAGIRAVSEGQPPGSTFAFITALLLAADPARRLGQLKVNLEKAMVNARMIYEILDMPERQRDRHDAVPLEVSGGAVRFEDVDFSYADGTKVLHGLSFEAPAHRTTAIVGPSGAGKTTIISLLQRFYDIEAGTITIDGQDIAGVTLASLRGQMAFVSQQPYLFEGTIRENIRYGRPEATDDEIEEAARQANAHDFIMEQSAGYDTPVGENGVTLSGGQRQRLSIARAIVRNAPILLLDEATSALDNESEKLVQQALEEVMAGRTTIVIAHRLSTIVSADRIIVMDKGEVVETGTHAELASRKGGLYARLNLLGGGADQPGGHAAETEKERA